Part of the Subtercola frigoramans genome, GCGGCCATCGTCACCGGCCACATCGCCCTCGGTCAGATCAAGAGAACAGGCGAGCAGGGCCATGGCTTCGCCCTGGCCGGCACGATCATCGGCTACGCCCTGACGGGCCTGGCACTGATCATGGTGATCGCCTATGTCGCGTTCTTCATCGTGCTCATCGCCGTGGCCGCGACAAACGGCCAATACTCTACCGGGCGCTACGCCACCTACTGAGGGTTGTCACCCCGCACTGTGGGCCGCGTGTTACCGCGCGATCTGATTCCCAAAAGCCATATCACAATTTTCAGGTTTAGGTCATCCGTGCCGTTGGGGAGAATGGCGCTGTAAGTTACCGACATGAAGGCGGAGCTCACCCTCGGTGCAGAAGAAGAGTTGCATCTGATCGATCTCGAAAGCGGCACGCTTTCGGCTCGAGCACCGCAACTCCTGTCACGGTTGCCTGCAGACAGCTACTCGGCTGAGCTCCAACGCACCACGGTCGAGACAAACACCGCCGTCACCTCCACCCTGAGCGAACTCCGGGCGGAGTTACTGAGGCTCCGAAAGGGTCTCGCAGAGGCCGCCGGCGAGTTCGGGCTCGGCGTTGCGGCGGTCGGCACTGCTCCGCACTCCGAGTTCGCGGACTTCGAACTCACTGCAACGGGGCGATACCGGCGCATGCAGGAGCAGTACCGGCTGCTCGTCGACGAACAGCTGATCTGCGGACTGCAGATCCACGTGGGAGTCTCCGACCGCGATCTGGCAGTGCAGATCGCCCAGCGCGTCTCGCACGACCTGCCGCTTCTTCTGGCACTCTCGGCCAGCTCACCCTTTCTGAATGGGCACGACACCGGCTATTCGAGCATCCGCACCACCATCTGGCAGCGCTGGCCGAGCGCCGGGGCGACAGGCGAGGTCTCGTCTGCGGCCGAATACGACGAGCTGCTCAGCGACCTCATCTCGAGCGGCGTGATCGCCGATGCCAAGATGGCGTACTTCGACGTGCGGCCCTCATCGCACGAGCCGACTCTCGAACTGCGCGTCTGCGATGCCTGCCCGATCGTCGACGATGCCGTGCTGATCGCCGGTCTGTTCCGGGCTTCGGTGCTCTCTGCAGAACACGACATCGAGGCGGGCCGACCGCGACCGCAGATGCGGGCTCCGATCCACCGTGCTGCGATGTGGCAGGCGGCGCGCGGCGGGCTTTCGGGCATGCTGCTCGACGGAACCGTCCACCCTCGCCCGGTCCCTGCGGCGCACGCCATCCGCGACCTGGTCTCGCGGCTCCGCCCGCAGCTCGAGGAGCTCGGCGACTACGACGAGGTCAGGCACCTGAGCGAGGCCACCCTCGCGCGTGGCAACTCCGCGGACCGGCAGCGGGCCGCCTTCGCAGAACGAGGCGAGCTGCGCGACGTTGTGGAACAGGTCGTGCAGGAGACCCATGGCCCCGCAGAGGGGTACGCTCCCCGGGCCGCCACCGAGGCGCTCGCCCTGCGCAGTTACCGAACGAGAGCCGGCGACGAAGCCGTCGGGCCCAGCTCGATACCCCGGCCCGCGTACCGCGACGTCATCGACTTCTACCGCAACCTGAAGCCGACTGGTTTGGCCGATCGCAACCGCGAACGCGACGCCTATACCGAACGAACCTCGCTGGACTTCGGAGTCAAGGGGGCCTTCCAGCCCTTCGAAGTCGACCTCTTCCCGCGGATCATCAGCGCCTACGAATGGTCTGAGCTCGGCGCCGGCCTTCGCCAGCGGGCCCGCGCCATCGAGTCCTTCCTGCAGGACATCTACGGGCAGCAGCGGATCATCGCCGACGGCGTACTGCCGCGCGACCTCGCCGACTCGATCACCTCATCGCCGGGCTGGCGGGAGGAGGGCAGGCGAATCCCTCGGGGAACCGTTCGCGCCGCTGTCATGGGCTTCGACCTCGTGCGCAACGAGTTCGGCGGTTGGCGGGTGCTCGAAGACAATGTGCGTGCCCCGAGCGGGGCTGCCTACGCCATAGCAGCCAGGGCGCTGATGGATGCCGTGGTCCCTGAGCTACCCAGACCACTCGGTCTGCGCGACCCGCGTTCTGCCCTCGCCGAGCTGAGAGAAGCCCTGTTCGCCGGGCCGCGTGCCGGAGTCGGAGGCGACCTGCCACCCACCGTTGCGGCCGTTCTCAGCAGCGGCACCGCCAGCTCCGCCTGGTTCGAACACCGTCATCTGGCCGCCGATGCGGGCCTCCTGCTCGTGACGCCCGACGACCTCGACGTGGTGAGTGGGCGCGTCGTGGCCACCGCGTCGCGCGATGCCTCGGGCAACGCCGTGGCAGCCGGGTCGATGTCACCGGGTCATTCAGCAGACGGCAGGCTGATCATCCATTCGCTGTATGTGCGCATCGACCCTGAGCTGATCGACCTCGTCTCGAGCTCGGGGCGGGCGATCGGCCGGGAGATCCTCGAGGTGGCAGAAACGGGCAACGTCTTTCTCGCCAACGCACCCGGTAACGGGGTCGCAGACGACAAGGCGATGTACTGCAACATTCACGACGTGATCGGTTACTACCTCGATGAACGCCCGTTGCTCGAATCCGTTCCGACCTATCGCACCAGCGACGCCTCGGAGCGCCGCAGCGTGCTCGAGCGGGTCGGGGAGCTCGTCACCAAGCCGGTCGACGGCGAAGGCGGGCGCGGCGTGCTGATCGGGCCGAAGGCCACGGCATCCCGTGTCGCCGAGCGCCGCAGCGAGATTGCGGCAGACCCCGCTGCGTGGGTCGCCCAGGAACTCGTCGCTCTCTCCTCGCTGCCGACCTTCGCCGGAGCACACCTCGAACCGCGGCACGTCGACCTTCGGGCGTTCGTGTACGTGCGAGGCACCGGGCCTGATGACGTCACGGTGGCCGACTTGGCGCTCACGCGCGTGGCACCGGCAGGGAGCATGGTGGTCAATTCCTCGCAAGGCGGAGGAGCCAAGGACACCTGGATCCTGGGCGCAGACGGCTCGCCCGACGACCGGAACGCTCATGTGCGCACGAGCCGGTAGCGACGCGGCACCGAGCGCCGCAGCCTGCAGGGCGAACGGCCGGGCTGCCAGAACAGGGGGGGCCTGAGATGTGCGGCGTCGCCGGGGAGTTCCGCTTCGACGGGCAGAGTGCCGACATCGCGGCCCTCGCCCGCATGTCGTCGTGCCTCGTTCACCGGGGCCCCGATGGTGACGGGCTCTGGGCCCATGGCCCCGTCGCACTCGGCCACCGGCGACTGTCGATCATCGATCTGAGCGCGGCGGGTTCCCAACCGATGGTGGATGCCCCTCTCGGCCTGACGGTGGTCTTCAACGGCTGCATCTACAACTACAGAGACCTTCGCACCGAGCTGGCGGGCAAGGGCTACACCTTCTTCTCCTCCTCAGACACCGAGGTGATCGGTAAGGCATATGCCGAATGGGGCATGGATTGTGTCGACCACTTTCTGGGAATGTTCGCCTTCGCGATTCTCGAGAGGGAGAGCGGGCGTCTGGTGCTAGCCAGGGACCGCCTCGGTATCAAACCGCTGTACCTGGACGAGACCGGTGAGCGCCTCCGCTTCGCCTCGACCCTGCCCGCCCTGATCGCCGGTGGTGGCACCGACACGAGTATCGACCAGGAGGCACTGGCGTACTACATGACCTTCCATTCGGTTGTCCCCGCCCCACGCACCATCCTGAACGGCGTACGCAAGCTGCCG contains:
- a CDS encoding carboxylate--amine ligase/circularly permuted type 2 ATP-grasp protein; amino-acid sequence: MKAELTLGAEEELHLIDLESGTLSARAPQLLSRLPADSYSAELQRTTVETNTAVTSTLSELRAELLRLRKGLAEAAGEFGLGVAAVGTAPHSEFADFELTATGRYRRMQEQYRLLVDEQLICGLQIHVGVSDRDLAVQIAQRVSHDLPLLLALSASSPFLNGHDTGYSSIRTTIWQRWPSAGATGEVSSAAEYDELLSDLISSGVIADAKMAYFDVRPSSHEPTLELRVCDACPIVDDAVLIAGLFRASVLSAEHDIEAGRPRPQMRAPIHRAAMWQAARGGLSGMLLDGTVHPRPVPAAHAIRDLVSRLRPQLEELGDYDEVRHLSEATLARGNSADRQRAAFAERGELRDVVEQVVQETHGPAEGYAPRAATEALALRSYRTRAGDEAVGPSSIPRPAYRDVIDFYRNLKPTGLADRNRERDAYTERTSLDFGVKGAFQPFEVDLFPRIISAYEWSELGAGLRQRARAIESFLQDIYGQQRIIADGVLPRDLADSITSSPGWREEGRRIPRGTVRAAVMGFDLVRNEFGGWRVLEDNVRAPSGAAYAIAARALMDAVVPELPRPLGLRDPRSALAELREALFAGPRAGVGGDLPPTVAAVLSSGTASSAWFEHRHLAADAGLLLVTPDDLDVVSGRVVATASRDASGNAVAAGSMSPGHSADGRLIIHSLYVRIDPELIDLVSSSGRAIGREILEVAETGNVFLANAPGNGVADDKAMYCNIHDVIGYYLDERPLLESVPTYRTSDASERRSVLERVGELVTKPVDGEGGRGVLIGPKATASRVAERRSEIAADPAAWVAQELVALSSLPTFAGAHLEPRHVDLRAFVYVRGTGPDDVTVADLALTRVAPAGSMVVNSSQGGGAKDTWILGADGSPDDRNAHVRTSR